The Gemmata palustris genome includes a region encoding these proteins:
- a CDS encoding ThuA domain-containing protein, translating into MKKLTFLLAIVTLVAFGPVTRATAEETKKATANKRLLLVTHCGGFPHGSVFTAEEVLKEIGPKNGFDVTCYRFTEDPDKIVKDKGVERTALEAYSDKFRGATKQPVGKEHCGRINKETLKNFDVVLFFTTGNPVSKAELADLREWVKAGGALAGTHCATDTLYGESVYGDLIGAYFQGHPPGLQKIKVKVEDAKHPAAAGFKDGMDYQDEMYIFKNVPYSREKLHIIFSIEAGSFNPGKNLVRADNDYAISWCREEGKGKVFYTSFGHDPKVWKDEKFQHHLFGGLKWATGELKGDATPSKK; encoded by the coding sequence ATGAAGAAACTCACGTTCCTGCTCGCCATCGTGACCCTCGTCGCGTTTGGTCCGGTTACACGCGCTACGGCCGAAGAAACGAAAAAAGCGACCGCCAACAAGCGGTTGCTGCTCGTGACGCACTGCGGCGGGTTCCCGCACGGTTCGGTCTTCACGGCCGAGGAAGTGTTGAAGGAGATCGGCCCGAAGAACGGGTTCGATGTGACGTGCTACCGGTTCACCGAAGACCCGGACAAGATCGTGAAGGATAAGGGCGTCGAGCGCACCGCACTGGAAGCGTACAGCGACAAGTTTCGAGGCGCGACCAAGCAACCGGTGGGCAAGGAGCACTGCGGGCGCATCAACAAAGAAACCCTGAAGAACTTCGATGTGGTGCTGTTCTTCACGACTGGCAACCCGGTCAGCAAGGCAGAACTCGCGGACCTGCGCGAGTGGGTCAAGGCGGGCGGGGCGCTCGCGGGTACGCACTGTGCGACCGACACGCTGTACGGCGAATCGGTCTACGGCGACCTGATCGGCGCGTACTTCCAGGGGCACCCGCCGGGGCTGCAGAAGATCAAGGTAAAGGTCGAGGACGCGAAGCACCCGGCCGCGGCCGGCTTCAAGGACGGGATGGACTACCAGGATGAGATGTACATCTTCAAGAACGTCCCGTACTCGCGCGAGAAGTTGCACATCATCTTCAGCATCGAGGCGGGCTCGTTCAACCCGGGTAAGAACCTCGTCCGCGCGGACAACGATTACGCGATCTCGTGGTGCCGCGAGGAGGGGAAGGGCAAAGTGTTCTACACGTCGTTCGGACACGACCCGAAGGTGTGGAAGGACGAGAAGTTCCAACATCACCTGTTCGGTGGGCTGAAGTGGGCGACCGGCGAACTGAAGGGCGACGCCACGCCCAGCAAGAAGTGA
- a CDS encoding protein kinase domain-containing protein — protein MPTASPSLLAPPPAVDGLVASLKRAWRQGTPPNTAGVLRDHPELLRHRSLTVDLAYEEYCLLEEAGRPPEPEEFCRQLPAFASQVREVIRGHRVFADHPELFAPAEVDWPEPGASYEGLVVERELGRGGFARVYLARDPATGNRPVALKLSQESSVEARTLGPIVHPHIVAIHWARRVEGLHAICMSFVGAATLADVIEGSFRGPAAGRPRSARTILGVTDSAAAPAAAPAARGASLLDGRESYPDAVATVAARLADALAYLHQSSVSHGDLKPSNIILGPSGHPYLIDFNLATGLDDSLFRCGGTVPYMAPERLRLLLGEREGTGAGAAAPTDVYSLGAVLFEALTGHLPFKPGTYLDPKDLARDMLRRQATAPPNATAYNPEVPGPLARLVAHCLLSDPRKRPSAQSLAQQLRRHLDRRARLKRALLTGSGLLGGVALAWQVAAAAPSAPDPHPQPEITAPSETSTVRAKPSTPEEFFQRGTEFLRGNDTAAAMKDFDDARRAKPDGQNTAYLAYCHARSGNHKAATTLYQEAIRDYAYAKAWAHSNRANSLIRCGSPDQFREAIGAATTALELAPGLRAAHLNRAYARFLLDLDPKTQVLKNPDECLNDLEAVMVKGPYTADLFYKAALVLVTAKPGNEEYCVRAVNWLREAVKLGRDPKLLAQDAVLRVHLAGRADFTEVTKQAPGERPARAANLHVIDPLDP, from the coding sequence ATGCCCACCGCCAGTCCCTCGCTCCTCGCTCCGCCCCCCGCCGTGGACGGGCTCGTCGCATCACTCAAACGCGCGTGGCGCCAGGGCACCCCGCCCAATACGGCCGGGGTGCTCCGGGACCACCCGGAACTGCTCCGGCACCGGTCACTCACCGTGGACCTGGCCTACGAGGAGTATTGCCTTCTGGAGGAGGCGGGGCGCCCGCCCGAGCCGGAGGAGTTCTGTCGGCAGTTGCCGGCGTTCGCGTCCCAGGTCCGGGAGGTGATCCGCGGGCACCGGGTCTTCGCCGATCACCCCGAACTCTTCGCGCCCGCGGAGGTCGATTGGCCCGAGCCCGGCGCCAGTTATGAGGGGCTCGTCGTCGAGCGCGAATTGGGCCGCGGGGGGTTCGCCCGCGTGTACCTAGCACGCGACCCCGCCACCGGGAACCGGCCCGTGGCTCTGAAGCTCTCCCAGGAGTCGTCCGTCGAAGCCCGGACCCTCGGGCCGATCGTTCACCCCCACATTGTCGCGATCCACTGGGCGCGGCGCGTTGAGGGGCTTCACGCGATCTGCATGTCGTTCGTCGGCGCGGCCACACTCGCCGACGTGATCGAGGGCTCCTTTCGCGGACCGGCCGCGGGCCGGCCCCGGTCGGCCCGAACGATCCTCGGGGTAACCGACTCGGCGGCCGCGCCCGCCGCCGCCCCCGCCGCTCGGGGTGCCTCACTCTTGGACGGCCGGGAGTCCTACCCCGACGCCGTAGCGACCGTCGCGGCGCGGCTGGCCGATGCCCTGGCCTACCTGCACCAGTCGAGCGTCAGTCACGGCGATCTGAAGCCGTCCAACATCATCCTTGGTCCGAGCGGCCACCCCTATCTGATCGACTTCAACCTCGCGACCGGGCTGGACGATTCACTGTTCCGGTGCGGGGGAACGGTTCCGTACATGGCCCCCGAACGCCTCCGGTTGCTCCTCGGTGAGCGCGAGGGCACGGGGGCGGGGGCGGCCGCGCCGACGGACGTGTACTCCCTCGGAGCGGTGCTCTTCGAGGCGCTCACGGGGCACCTGCCGTTCAAACCGGGCACGTACCTCGACCCAAAGGACTTGGCGCGCGACATGCTTCGGCGCCAGGCGACCGCGCCCCCGAACGCGACCGCGTACAACCCGGAAGTGCCGGGACCATTGGCCCGACTCGTCGCCCACTGCCTGCTCTCCGACCCGCGGAAGCGCCCCTCGGCACAATCACTGGCCCAACAGCTCCGGCGCCACCTGGATCGGCGGGCACGGCTCAAACGGGCGCTCCTTACCGGGAGCGGGCTGTTGGGTGGGGTGGCCCTCGCGTGGCAGGTCGCAGCAGCGGCGCCGTCCGCGCCGGACCCGCACCCCCAACCAGAAATCACGGCCCCCTCAGAGACGTCGACCGTTCGGGCCAAGCCGTCCACGCCCGAGGAATTCTTCCAGCGCGGGACCGAGTTCCTACGGGGGAACGACACGGCCGCGGCCATGAAAGACTTCGACGACGCACGGCGGGCCAAGCCGGACGGTCAAAACACGGCCTACCTCGCGTACTGCCACGCCCGTTCAGGTAACCATAAGGCGGCGACGACGCTGTACCAGGAAGCGATCCGGGATTACGCATACGCGAAGGCGTGGGCACACTCCAACCGGGCGAACAGCCTGATCCGGTGCGGCTCGCCCGACCAATTCCGCGAGGCGATCGGCGCCGCCACGACCGCACTGGAACTTGCGCCGGGTCTCCGCGCCGCCCACCTCAACCGCGCCTACGCTCGGTTCCTGCTGGACCTCGACCCGAAGACACAGGTGCTGAAGAACCCGGACGAGTGCCTGAACGACCTGGAAGCAGTCATGGTCAAAGGGCCGTACACCGCGGACCTCTTCTACAAGGCCGCACTCGTTCTGGTCACGGCCAAACCGGGGAACGAGGAGTACTGTGTGCGGGCGGTGAATTGGTTGCGCGAAGCGGTGAAACTCGGGCGCGACCCCAAGTTACTCGCACAAGACGCGGTTCTCCGGGTCCACTTGGCCGGCCGAGCCGACTTCACAGAGGTCACCAAACAGGCGCCCGGCGAGCGCCCCGCCCGCGCCGCGAACCTGCACGTCATCGACCCGCTCGACCCGTAG
- a CDS encoding LysR family transcriptional regulator, which yields MGAHPYPRGGAAPGVHEAQNKEDKIAGLATLKGPTFAADPCPEPPESFLCPRRVQRLVSQMKGHSGRDDTQETPDESTTAGVEPIATGSAGRWSPEKLVRTCVASLGSSCSFGPLVAAEAQERHFYEARRRAFVADGAAYNWSIHEGYFRDFEPVVDLLHVLCYVYSSARAVGGDESGGWRQYEAWMRSCWKGRVAEVLVELDGWHERLGESPAGEARTAEDRRDPRRLVAEARCYLRNNEKRMDYPRYRREGLPTTSSLVESLVGEFSARVKGKQKHWNRPDGAESILQLRAAVLSEDDRLSRYFTDRSGSPFRKRQPVEKDDTPNTQTAA from the coding sequence ATGGGGGCGCATCCGTACCCGCGCGGCGGGGCGGCCCCTGGTGTCCACGAAGCCCAGAACAAGGAGGACAAGATCGCCGGTCTGGCCACGTTGAAGGGTCCGACGTTCGCCGCCGACCCGTGCCCCGAACCGCCGGAGTCGTTCCTCTGCCCCCGCCGGGTGCAACGTCTGGTGAGCCAGATGAAGGGGCACTCGGGTCGGGACGATACCCAAGAAACCCCGGACGAATCGACCACGGCCGGAGTCGAGCCGATCGCGACCGGGTCGGCCGGGCGGTGGTCACCGGAGAAGTTGGTGCGGACGTGTGTGGCGAGCCTGGGATCGAGTTGTTCGTTCGGCCCGTTGGTGGCGGCGGAGGCCCAAGAGCGGCACTTCTACGAGGCGAGGCGCCGGGCGTTCGTGGCCGACGGGGCGGCGTACAACTGGTCGATCCACGAGGGGTACTTCCGGGACTTCGAGCCGGTCGTGGACCTGTTGCACGTGCTGTGCTACGTGTACTCGTCGGCGCGTGCGGTGGGCGGGGACGAGTCGGGCGGGTGGCGACAGTACGAGGCGTGGATGCGTTCGTGTTGGAAGGGCCGGGTCGCCGAGGTGCTGGTGGAGTTGGACGGGTGGCACGAACGCCTGGGAGAGTCGCCGGCGGGTGAGGCAAGGACGGCGGAGGACCGCCGTGACCCACGTCGGTTGGTGGCCGAGGCGAGGTGCTACCTGAGGAACAACGAGAAGCGGATGGACTACCCGAGATACCGGCGTGAGGGGTTGCCGACGACGAGCAGCCTGGTGGAGTCGCTGGTGGGTGAGTTCAGCGCTCGTGTGAAAGGGAAGCAGAAGCACTGGAACCGCCCGGACGGGGCCGAATCCATCCTGCAACTCCGGGCGGCCGTTCTGAGCGAGGACGATCGCTTGAGTCGGTACTTCACTGACCGATCCGGAAGCCCGTTCCGGAAACGGCAGCCAGTGGAGAAAGACGACACCCCAAACACGCAAACCGCGGCGTGA
- a CDS encoding RNA polymerase sigma factor: MGESAAFAELIAGFRAGNPTSINALCQQYAPYLRAAVRRQLHPRLRTRFDSLDFVQDVWASFLAIPTERYTFDTPEALLAFLNRMAHNRVVEVFRQRFGTQKDDITREQGVSSEDGSDQIRAPVPTASQLVIADEEWDRLRGRFPAGQRMVLELLRDGHSHEDIARLAGVSLSTVNRIVRRLKDFTA, translated from the coding sequence GTGGGTGAGTCGGCCGCGTTCGCGGAACTGATTGCGGGATTCCGGGCCGGAAACCCAACGTCCATCAACGCACTGTGCCAGCAGTACGCGCCGTACCTTCGAGCGGCCGTGCGCAGGCAGTTGCACCCCCGACTGCGCACGCGGTTCGATTCGCTCGACTTCGTCCAGGACGTCTGGGCGTCGTTCCTCGCCATCCCCACCGAGCGGTACACGTTCGACACTCCGGAAGCACTACTCGCCTTTTTGAACCGCATGGCGCACAACCGCGTCGTCGAGGTGTTCCGCCAGCGGTTCGGGACTCAAAAGGACGACATCACCCGCGAACAGGGCGTGAGTTCCGAGGACGGGAGCGACCAGATCCGGGCGCCGGTCCCGACCGCGAGCCAGTTGGTGATCGCCGACGAGGAGTGGGACCGGCTGCGCGGGCGGTTCCCCGCGGGCCAGCGGATGGTCCTCGAGTTGCTGCGGGACGGCCACAGTCACGAGGACATCGCACGGCTCGCCGGCGTTAGTTTGAGCACCGTGAACCGGATCGTTCGCAGGCTGAAAGACTTTACCGCTTAG
- a CDS encoding c-type cytochrome domain-containing protein, translating into MPRRDKRGYDSDDQAPVPAGTLSSNGQWIFGSLYAALTLIGFSFGVWAGASKPKPVEVAEVKKEPTDKPGDRNTPVVKPPVATPPVEPKSNPMPPVEVKPKELEPEPKPPEPKPKEPEPKPPEPKPKEPEPKPPEPKKVNVKPVSFKDVSKVFVAHCNNCHGSVGKPKAGIDLRTVAAIMKGGEDGAIVKAGDPEKSVLYISLTAEASKPMPPDGKPRPTEADIKLVHDWIASGAKQRRRPVRGRRGPAPTRC; encoded by the coding sequence ATGCCTCGACGCGACAAACGCGGATACGATTCCGACGACCAGGCACCGGTCCCGGCGGGAACTCTCTCGTCGAACGGGCAGTGGATCTTCGGATCGCTCTACGCGGCCCTGACGCTCATCGGCTTCAGTTTTGGGGTGTGGGCGGGCGCGAGCAAGCCGAAGCCTGTCGAGGTGGCGGAAGTTAAAAAAGAACCCACCGATAAACCCGGTGATCGGAACACGCCGGTGGTGAAGCCACCAGTCGCAACTCCCCCGGTCGAGCCGAAATCGAACCCGATGCCGCCCGTCGAGGTGAAGCCCAAAGAACTGGAGCCGGAACCCAAACCACCAGAACCCAAACCCAAAGAACCAGAACCCAAACCGCCGGAACCGAAGCCCAAGGAGCCCGAGCCGAAGCCGCCCGAACCCAAGAAGGTGAACGTGAAGCCGGTTTCGTTCAAGGACGTGTCGAAAGTGTTCGTGGCCCACTGCAACAACTGCCACGGATCGGTCGGGAAACCGAAAGCCGGAATCGACTTGCGCACGGTCGCGGCCATCATGAAGGGCGGCGAGGACGGGGCCATTGTCAAAGCGGGCGACCCCGAGAAGAGTGTACTCTACATTTCACTCACCGCAGAGGCGTCGAAGCCGATGCCGCCGGACGGGAAGCCGCGGCCGACCGAGGCGGACATCAAGCTCGTTCACGACTGGATCGCGAGCGGCGCCAAGCAGCGCCGGCGCCCGGTCCGCGGGCGGCGCGGGCCAGCGCCCACGCGCTGCTAA
- a CDS encoding WD40 domain-containing protein → MRIRYALVVLASFSLPVGARAEDPVKVSYYKDVRPIFQQHCNGCHQPAKPLGGYVMTTHADLLKPGERGKAGVVASKPAASHLVEQIRVHDNGKAEMPKGRDPLNVIQIKLITDWIAQGATDDTPASARAVVVDASNPPKYSAPPVVTALAFNADGSRLAVTGYHEVLLYDTDGYALKSRLIGISERVQSIAYSPDGKKLAVVGGAPGRFGEVQVWNPEAEKLLVSAPVTFDTLYGVSWAPDNKALAFGCSDNTVRAVDATSGKQILQMGTHSDWVLGTVFSQDGLHLVSVGRDMSMKLTEVPTQRFVDNVTSITPGALKGGLMAVDRRPMDYSAKIRVWSTAHKLTLPKRMQKVPADTPGAKPNVYDEVIIAGSDGKPRLYKMHREVKREIGDDSNKVREYDAMPGRISSLAFNPEGTKFTAVSSLDGKGEVRVYDANSGSKIVCENVTGPVYAAAWHPAGNVIASAGFDGTVWLHNAATGKLLNSFVVLPKK, encoded by the coding sequence ATGCGGATTCGTTACGCGCTCGTTGTTCTCGCGTCTTTTTCACTCCCGGTCGGTGCTCGCGCTGAAGACCCGGTCAAGGTGAGTTACTACAAGGACGTGCGGCCGATCTTCCAGCAGCACTGCAACGGCTGCCACCAGCCCGCGAAGCCGCTCGGCGGCTACGTAATGACCACGCACGCCGACCTGCTCAAGCCGGGCGAACGCGGAAAAGCGGGCGTCGTCGCGAGCAAGCCCGCGGCCAGTCACCTCGTCGAACAGATCAGGGTTCACGACAACGGCAAAGCGGAGATGCCGAAGGGCCGTGACCCGCTCAACGTGATTCAGATCAAACTCATTACGGACTGGATCGCGCAGGGGGCGACCGATGACACTCCCGCGAGCGCGCGGGCGGTGGTGGTCGATGCCTCGAACCCGCCAAAATATTCCGCGCCGCCGGTCGTAACGGCGCTCGCGTTCAACGCGGACGGCTCCCGGCTCGCCGTGACCGGCTACCATGAAGTGCTGCTCTACGACACCGACGGGTACGCGCTCAAGTCGCGGCTCATCGGGATTTCGGAGCGCGTGCAGTCGATCGCGTACTCGCCGGACGGGAAGAAACTCGCGGTGGTCGGCGGCGCCCCCGGGCGCTTCGGCGAGGTTCAAGTGTGGAACCCCGAGGCCGAGAAGCTCCTGGTCTCCGCGCCGGTCACGTTCGACACGCTCTACGGCGTGAGCTGGGCGCCCGACAACAAGGCGCTCGCGTTCGGCTGCTCGGACAACACTGTCCGTGCCGTGGACGCGACGAGCGGCAAGCAGATCCTTCAGATGGGCACGCACTCGGACTGGGTGCTGGGCACGGTGTTTTCGCAGGACGGTCTGCACCTCGTCTCCGTCGGGCGCGACATGAGCATGAAACTCACCGAAGTCCCCACGCAGCGGTTCGTGGACAACGTGACGAGCATCACGCCCGGCGCGCTGAAGGGCGGGCTGATGGCGGTGGACCGCCGACCGATGGACTATTCGGCCAAGATCCGAGTGTGGTCCACGGCCCACAAACTCACGTTGCCCAAGCGCATGCAGAAGGTGCCCGCGGACACGCCGGGCGCGAAGCCGAACGTGTACGACGAAGTCATCATCGCCGGTTCGGACGGTAAACCGCGGCTCTACAAGATGCACCGCGAAGTGAAGCGCGAGATCGGCGACGACTCGAACAAGGTGCGCGAATATGACGCGATGCCGGGGCGCATTTCGTCGCTCGCGTTCAACCCCGAGGGGACGAAGTTCACCGCGGTCAGCAGCCTCGACGGGAAGGGGGAGGTCCGCGTGTACGACGCGAACAGCGGCTCGAAGATCGTGTGCGAGAACGTGACCGGCCCCGTGTACGCGGCCGCGTGGCACCCCGCGGGGAACGTCATCGCGTCCGCGGGCTTCGACGGCACCGTGTGGCTCCACAACGCCGCGACCGGCAAACTGCTCAACAGCTTCGTGGTGCTGCCGAAAAAATGA
- a CDS encoding acyl carrier protein phosphodiesterase encodes MPVPTSRTEPLNFLAHLHLADGDPGDMAGGVAADFVRNPDLPSLTPDVLRGVMLHRLIDGFTDRHPLTLRSISRVSREFGWFGGILIDIYYDHILAREWARYSAETLPSFAARSYRVLEDHLVGLPVDASTFMRRFVDDDRLNRYATLDGIEDTLARVSKVIADRIPHRAMWLPDAMPLLISRDAEIATDFHGFYPELMAFATERKGNRPV; translated from the coding sequence ATGCCGGTCCCCACATCCCGGACGGAACCGTTGAACTTCCTCGCACACTTGCACCTCGCGGACGGTGACCCCGGTGACATGGCCGGGGGCGTCGCGGCCGACTTCGTTCGGAACCCCGACCTCCCGAGCCTCACGCCCGATGTGCTCCGCGGCGTCATGCTGCACCGGCTCATCGACGGGTTCACCGACCGCCACCCGCTTACGCTCCGCAGCATCAGCCGCGTGTCGCGCGAGTTCGGCTGGTTCGGCGGCATCCTGATCGACATCTACTACGACCACATCCTCGCGCGCGAGTGGGCGCGCTACAGCGCGGAAACACTTCCCTCATTTGCCGCGCGTAGTTACCGCGTGTTGGAAGACCATCTGGTGGGCTTGCCCGTAGACGCGAGCACCTTCATGCGCCGGTTCGTGGACGATGACCGCCTCAACCGGTACGCGACGCTCGACGGGATCGAGGACACGCTCGCTCGGGTCTCGAAGGTGATCGCGGACCGCATTCCGCACCGCGCGATGTGGCTCCCGGACGCGATGCCGCTCCTCATCTCCCGTGACGCCGAGATCGCGACCGATTTCCACGGCTTCTACCCGGAATTGATGGCGTTCGCGACCGAGCGAAAGGGCAACCGGCCGGTGTGA
- a CDS encoding PP2C family protein-serine/threonine phosphatase: MTVAPDFFDTEPRNWRARLAVSVEVMRELSRSTDPQEMYAVFARRMTQLFPISRHLTISRRGLLGPEYRVARYSLWKDPVNPWKESHRLPVHHGGVLAELLYADQPRIIDNLTLDPEDPAAEYLAGQRSLLAIPHFEHGIAQNMVVITRDDTPTFPRERVADLVLLSNLFARATQTVVLSQAVKEAFDGLDYELRSIAEIQKSLLPAEKPKVPNLDVAVHYQTAKRAGGDYYDFFPLPNDRLGVLIADASGHGAPAAVLMAVAHSIAHTRPEPPQRPGEFLTYMNAHLTRRYTRPTGSFMTAFYAVFDPANGTLSYASAGHNPPRLLRCADGFKLALNRAQKLPLGIKPDEVYLEQTLPLLPGDQVVLFTDGVIEAVNTEGDVFGSARIDEELETCLPSAGALLRAILASHSLFTAGTTAADDRTLVVVKRT; this comes from the coding sequence ATGACCGTGGCACCCGATTTCTTCGATACCGAACCGCGAAACTGGCGCGCTCGTTTAGCCGTTAGCGTCGAGGTGATGCGCGAACTCAGCCGGTCCACCGACCCGCAGGAGATGTACGCGGTCTTCGCCCGGCGGATGACGCAACTGTTCCCCATCAGTCGGCACCTCACCATCTCGCGCCGCGGGTTGCTCGGTCCCGAGTACCGCGTCGCGCGCTACAGTTTGTGGAAAGACCCGGTTAACCCGTGGAAAGAGTCCCACCGGCTCCCGGTCCACCACGGCGGGGTGCTCGCGGAACTGCTCTACGCCGATCAACCGCGCATCATCGACAACCTGACTCTCGACCCCGAAGACCCGGCGGCCGAGTACCTCGCGGGTCAGAGATCGCTGCTCGCGATTCCGCACTTCGAGCACGGGATCGCGCAGAACATGGTCGTCATCACTCGAGACGATACGCCGACGTTCCCGCGCGAGCGCGTCGCCGACCTTGTGCTACTCAGCAACCTCTTTGCCCGGGCGACGCAGACGGTCGTGCTGTCGCAAGCGGTGAAGGAAGCGTTCGACGGCCTCGATTACGAACTTCGGTCGATCGCGGAGATTCAGAAATCGCTGCTCCCGGCCGAGAAGCCGAAGGTGCCGAACCTGGATGTCGCGGTTCACTATCAGACGGCGAAGCGCGCGGGCGGGGACTATTACGATTTCTTCCCGCTCCCAAACGATCGCCTCGGTGTTCTGATCGCGGACGCGAGCGGGCACGGAGCGCCGGCCGCGGTGCTGATGGCGGTGGCCCACAGCATCGCGCACACGCGCCCCGAACCCCCACAGCGCCCGGGCGAGTTCCTCACGTACATGAACGCCCACCTGACGCGCCGATACACCCGACCGACGGGCAGCTTCATGACCGCGTTCTATGCGGTGTTCGACCCGGCGAACGGCACACTCAGCTACGCCAGCGCGGGGCACAATCCCCCCCGGTTGCTCCGCTGTGCCGACGGCTTCAAACTCGCTCTGAACCGCGCGCAAAAGCTCCCGCTCGGGATCAAGCCGGACGAAGTGTACTTGGAACAGACGCTCCCGCTCCTTCCGGGCGATCAGGTGGTCTTGTTCACGGATGGTGTGATCGAAGCCGTCAACACCGAGGGCGATGTGTTCGGCTCCGCGCGCATCGATGAAGAACTGGAAACGTGCCTCCCGAGTGCCGGCGCGCTCCTCCGAGCGATCCTCGCGTCGCACTCGCTCTTCACCGCAGGGACAACTGCGGCCGATGACCGAACACTCGTCGTCGTGAAGCGCACGTAA